A portion of the Chromobacterium sp. IIBBL 290-4 genome contains these proteins:
- a CDS encoding phage tail tape measure protein, whose protein sequence is MANELLIGVKIGAALSGTFQSAFASARGTASRLGQVADELRLKHNRLGEAMAQAMSHPTRNVAELKRQYDRLGQTLDQLRGKQERLTASLARGEMLKAARADLRGQAFETAGTALALGGPIVKSVQVAAGFQDQMRDTAITGEFSKAEEAKLGSAVRDAALKWNQLQSEVARGTNVLVAGGIQDAKALEKYAPIMAKAATATRASMDDLGSVAIALKDNLKVGEDGFEGALNMLAYAGKRGQFEIRDMAKWLPALSPSFQALGVTGKEAVAEIGAALQIARKGAGSNDEAANNFKNFLQKITAPDTLKDFEKAGIDLKKSMMNLRAEGMTPVQSMLEIITRYMGKKGPEAAGQFQKVMAIKDDKEREAALQRLSEAYKLGELFQDMQAMSFIRPAIANMKDMKSIKDGSVEASNKDLLGGDYKKRMETATEQFKAFKIGLADIGITIGNALLPPLTEMLQALKPGVKAFGEWAKTHPGIIKGVIGLVGGLLAGKMAFIGIKYGINLVLSPLTSLTSAITTVSSKWTLLRALWQAGRFAPFISGLRSIGGGVLALGRFLLPFGRGLAMAFGSPLILAARGVLALGRVLGGGLLGGIRLAGQAILWLGRAAMMNPIGIAVMAIVGAAYLIYRYWTPIKAFFGKVWSAVDGVFKRYPILNYIFPIIGIPRLIIANWGRIKTFFSGLWEGIKQGMASAWSWMKSKVASWIVYWLPVIRFAGELPGKFLQAGKDLVMGLVNGIKSKLGAAKDAIVGLGAGIKGWFANTLGIKSPSRIFMGFGDNIAQGAAIGIQRSAAGAGQASGAMALATIRGWGKPQLPVAAAGPDALSGLSARAAGSAQSRLANRVRAAAQPTETEPAAAQAAKPKPEKPGYVIHFSPVIHLPAGAPEAAKAAVQSGLQLSLRELEQMIRRITAQQDRRAFN, encoded by the coding sequence ATGGCCAATGAACTGCTGATCGGGGTAAAAATCGGCGCGGCGCTGTCCGGCACGTTCCAGTCTGCGTTCGCATCGGCGCGCGGCACCGCCTCGCGTCTGGGCCAGGTCGCCGACGAGTTGCGGCTCAAACACAATCGGCTGGGCGAGGCGATGGCGCAGGCGATGTCCCACCCCACGCGCAATGTCGCAGAACTGAAACGGCAATACGACCGGCTGGGCCAGACTCTGGACCAACTCCGGGGCAAGCAGGAGCGCCTGACCGCCAGCCTGGCGCGGGGCGAGATGTTAAAGGCAGCGCGCGCCGATTTGCGTGGCCAGGCGTTTGAGACAGCGGGCACGGCGCTGGCGTTGGGCGGGCCGATTGTCAAATCGGTACAAGTCGCGGCAGGCTTCCAGGATCAGATGCGCGACACCGCCATTACCGGCGAATTCAGCAAAGCCGAGGAAGCAAAGCTCGGCAGCGCAGTGCGGGATGCTGCGCTCAAGTGGAACCAGCTTCAGTCCGAAGTGGCCCGCGGCACCAACGTGCTGGTGGCCGGCGGCATCCAGGATGCGAAGGCGCTGGAGAAATACGCTCCGATCATGGCCAAAGCGGCAACCGCGACTCGCGCCAGCATGGACGACTTGGGCAGCGTGGCCATCGCCCTGAAGGACAACCTCAAGGTAGGCGAGGATGGATTTGAAGGCGCGCTCAATATGCTGGCTTACGCGGGTAAGCGCGGCCAATTTGAAATCCGCGACATGGCCAAGTGGTTGCCGGCGCTGTCGCCGTCGTTCCAGGCGCTTGGGGTCACTGGCAAAGAGGCCGTGGCCGAAATCGGCGCGGCCTTGCAGATTGCCCGCAAGGGGGCGGGCTCAAACGATGAGGCGGCCAACAATTTCAAGAACTTCCTGCAGAAGATCACCGCTCCAGACACCCTCAAGGATTTTGAGAAGGCGGGAATCGACCTCAAGAAAAGCATGATGAATCTGCGGGCCGAGGGCATGACACCCGTGCAGTCGATGTTGGAGATCATCACCCGCTACATGGGAAAGAAGGGACCGGAAGCTGCCGGGCAGTTTCAAAAGGTCATGGCAATTAAAGATGACAAGGAGCGCGAGGCCGCTCTGCAGCGTTTGTCGGAAGCCTACAAATTGGGCGAGCTGTTCCAGGACATGCAGGCGATGTCGTTTATCCGCCCGGCCATCGCCAATATGAAAGACATGAAAAGCATCAAGGACGGTTCAGTCGAAGCTAGTAACAAAGACCTGCTTGGGGGTGATTATAAAAAGCGCATGGAAACGGCGACCGAGCAGTTCAAGGCGTTCAAGATAGGCCTAGCGGATATCGGCATCACCATCGGCAATGCATTATTGCCGCCCTTGACTGAAATGCTGCAGGCGCTGAAGCCAGGCGTCAAAGCCTTTGGAGAGTGGGCCAAAACGCACCCTGGAATCATTAAGGGAGTCATTGGCTTGGTAGGCGGCCTCCTTGCCGGCAAGATGGCCTTCATTGGCATCAAGTACGGCATCAACTTGGTGCTGTCGCCGCTCACCTCGCTGACGAGCGCGATCACGACAGTGTCCAGCAAATGGACTCTATTGCGGGCCTTATGGCAAGCCGGCCGCTTCGCGCCGTTTATTTCCGGCTTGAGAAGTATCGGCGGCGGGGTCTTGGCGCTTGGTCGCTTCTTGCTACCGTTTGGCCGGGGCTTGGCGATGGCCTTCGGCTCTCCCTTGATACTGGCCGCGCGCGGCGTGCTGGCGCTGGGCCGCGTATTGGGCGGAGGCTTGCTTGGCGGCATTCGCCTGGCAGGCCAAGCCATCCTATGGCTGGGCCGCGCGGCGATGATGAACCCGATAGGCATAGCCGTGATGGCGATAGTCGGAGCGGCTTACCTGATCTATCGCTACTGGACACCCATCAAGGCGTTCTTCGGCAAAGTCTGGTCGGCAGTGGATGGTGTATTCAAGCGTTATCCGATCCTGAACTACATCTTCCCCATTATCGGCATCCCGCGGCTGATCATCGCCAACTGGGGCCGCATCAAAACCTTCTTCAGCGGACTATGGGAAGGCATCAAACAAGGCATGGCCAGCGCCTGGAGTTGGATGAAGTCCAAGGTGGCCAGCTGGATCGTCTACTGGTTGCCGGTGATCCGCTTTGCCGGCGAGCTGCCGGGCAAGTTCCTGCAGGCGGGCAAAGACCTGGTGATGGGGCTGGTGAACGGCATCAAGTCCAAACTCGGCGCGGCCAAGGATGCCATTGTCGGCCTGGGAGCGGGTATCAAGGGCTGGTTCGCCAACACCCTCGGCATCAAGTCTCCATCCCGCATCTTCATGGGTTTTGGCGACAACATCGCCCAGGGCGCGGCCATAGGCATCCAGCGTTCCGCAGCGGGCGCAGGCCAGGCGTCCGGCGCCATGGCGCTGGCGACCATTCGCGGCTGGGGCAAGCCTCAGCTGCCGGTAGCTGCCGCAGGGCCTGATGCTCTCAGCGGCCTGTCTGCGAGGGCGGCTGGCTCGGCTCAATCGCGTCTGGCCAACCGGGTGCGAGCAGCCGCTCAGCCCACCGAGACTGAGCCTGCCGCCGCCCAAGCTGCCAAGCCTAAGCCGGAGAAGCCTGGCTATGTCATCCACTTCAGCCCCGTCATTCATCTGCCGGCCGGCGCTCCGGAAGCGGCCAAGGCAGCGGTGCAAAGCGGCCTGCAGCTGTCCTTGCGGGAGCTGGAGCAGATGATCCGCCGCATTACGGCGCAACAAGACCGGAGGGCATTCAACTAA
- a CDS encoding phage tail protein, whose translation MFALLGEVQFDLITYFDGFESQFGADYAEHALIEGKPRLQWIADKLDEIRIQLSFHSQYCDPEAELLKLRQALANHQAMALVLGNGDYKGWFVLTDVTATSKQTDKAGTLIALEASITLREYVGDKKKPPAPAVQPKQAPLAAISQPAGGALNAAANSMREQVSKMAAHASQAQAAIRVAGDAAALAKQMGSPQAMLGRVPGLLSQLKDAAGPLQKLSSMSGLPEMAGIARSASEALGVVDSAKNALSGASAGNILGQLERASAYLGAAGGALNAAAPAVSKLASRAITRAI comes from the coding sequence ATGTTCGCGCTCCTGGGCGAGGTGCAATTCGACCTCATTACCTATTTCGACGGTTTCGAGTCGCAGTTCGGCGCCGATTATGCCGAGCATGCGTTGATTGAAGGAAAGCCGCGGCTGCAGTGGATAGCGGACAAACTGGACGAAATCCGCATCCAGCTGTCCTTCCACAGCCAATATTGCGATCCGGAGGCCGAACTGCTGAAGCTGCGCCAGGCGTTGGCAAACCACCAGGCCATGGCGCTGGTGCTGGGCAACGGCGATTACAAGGGCTGGTTCGTTCTGACCGATGTGACGGCCACCAGCAAGCAAACGGACAAGGCCGGCACGCTGATCGCGCTGGAGGCCAGCATCACCCTGCGTGAATACGTGGGCGACAAGAAGAAGCCGCCCGCGCCGGCGGTGCAACCCAAGCAAGCGCCGCTGGCTGCCATCAGCCAACCCGCAGGCGGCGCGCTCAATGCCGCCGCCAACAGCATGCGCGAGCAAGTCAGCAAAATGGCGGCGCATGCCAGCCAGGCACAGGCCGCCATCCGGGTCGCGGGCGATGCCGCCGCGCTGGCCAAGCAGATGGGCAGCCCGCAGGCCATGCTGGGCCGCGTGCCGGGGCTGCTGTCGCAACTGAAAGATGCCGCCGGGCCATTGCAAAAATTGTCCAGCATGAGCGGGCTGCCCGAGATGGCCGGCATCGCCCGCAGCGCCAGCGAGGCGCTGGGCGTGGTCGACAGCGCCAAGAACGCGCTGTCCGGCGCGAGCGCCGGCAATATCCTGGGCCAACTAGAGCGGGCGTCCGCTTATCTGGGCGCGGCTGGCGGCGCGCTGAACGCCGCTGCGCCCGCCGTCTCCAAACTGGCCAGCCGCGCCATCACGAGGGCGATCTGA
- a CDS encoding tail protein X — translation MYLTHLTMAGERWDQIAWRYYGDALAYEQIIAANPHVRIGPVLTGGLTLSIPVIEQADLAEELPLWMR, via the coding sequence ATGTATTTGACCCATCTCACCATGGCTGGCGAGCGCTGGGACCAGATCGCCTGGCGCTACTATGGCGACGCGCTGGCATACGAGCAGATCATCGCCGCTAACCCACACGTCCGGATCGGCCCGGTGCTGACCGGCGGCCTGACGCTGTCCATCCCGGTGATTGAACAAGCCGACCTGGCTGAGGAACTGCCGTTATGGATGCGCTGA
- a CDS encoding phage late control D family protein yields the protein MDALNAVPHPVFQLAYGQHNITSDITPYVLSVTYSDYLSGQSDELEVALEDSDGRWINAWYPRQGDRLTLKIGYAGEPLLPCGEFEIDEVEFSFPPSTVSIKALAAGVKKSVRTRVGRAYENTTLAAIAQRIAKRNRLTLVGKIRDIRIDRVTQYQERDVAFLTRLAREFGYVFKITGNKMVFSELADLRDGSAVLTLQRTDLTSVHLRDKIKEVYQEAKLKRHDPKTKKLVVYGMQNGQVAEVGHATQASKKGGHTPGSSGDTLKMAGRATSRAAAHAKVKAAMDKSNLEQTSGSLALPGQPKLVAGATFDLAGLGKLNGRYLVESARHRIERGSGYSTELEVKRASLPVQKGSGHAGKKAASKGLKVYGMKDGKVEVVGATPQKGKKK from the coding sequence ATGGATGCGCTGAATGCCGTCCCGCACCCGGTGTTTCAGCTGGCTTACGGGCAGCACAACATCACCAGCGACATCACGCCCTATGTGCTGTCTGTGACCTACTCCGACTATCTGTCCGGCCAGTCGGACGAACTGGAAGTAGCCCTGGAGGATAGCGATGGCCGCTGGATCAATGCTTGGTATCCGCGCCAGGGCGACAGGCTGACGCTGAAGATCGGCTATGCCGGCGAGCCGTTGCTGCCTTGCGGCGAGTTCGAGATCGACGAGGTGGAGTTCTCCTTTCCACCGTCTACGGTGTCGATCAAGGCCTTGGCGGCCGGTGTGAAAAAGTCGGTGCGCACCCGCGTAGGCCGGGCCTACGAGAACACCACGCTGGCGGCCATCGCCCAGCGCATTGCCAAGCGCAACCGCCTGACGCTGGTCGGCAAAATCCGCGATATCCGCATCGACCGGGTGACGCAATACCAGGAGCGCGATGTGGCCTTCCTCACCCGGCTGGCGCGGGAGTTCGGCTACGTGTTCAAGATCACCGGCAACAAGATGGTGTTCAGCGAACTGGCCGACCTGCGCGACGGCTCGGCGGTGCTGACCCTGCAGAGGACCGACCTGACCTCGGTCCATCTGCGCGACAAGATCAAGGAGGTCTACCAAGAGGCCAAGCTCAAGCGCCACGACCCCAAGACCAAAAAGCTGGTGGTGTACGGAATGCAGAACGGCCAGGTGGCCGAGGTGGGCCATGCCACCCAGGCCAGCAAGAAAGGCGGCCACACGCCCGGCTCCAGCGGCGACACGCTGAAAATGGCCGGCCGCGCCACGTCCAGGGCGGCGGCCCACGCCAAGGTGAAGGCGGCGATGGACAAGAGCAACTTGGAGCAGACGTCCGGCAGCTTGGCGTTGCCAGGCCAGCCGAAGCTGGTGGCGGGCGCCACCTTCGATCTGGCCGGCCTGGGCAAGCTGAATGGCCGCTACCTGGTGGAATCGGCCCGCCATCGGATTGAGCGCGGCAGCGGCTACTCCACCGAGCTGGAGGTGAAGCGCGCCAGCCTGCCGGTACAGAAAGGCTCCGGCCATGCCGGCAAGAAGGCCGCCAGCAAAGGCCTGAAGGTCTATGGCATGAAAGATGGCAAGGTGGAGGTGGTCGGCGCCACGCCGCAGAAAGGCAAGAAGAAATGA
- a CDS encoding phage baseplate assembly protein V has product MNETLDEFGATIKYGTVSASKPGFARVRLPDMDNMRTMWLPIAYPKSQNDQACWTYDDGEQVAVLLDARGEDGVILGAIYSEADPPPTTSRDTFLVRFKDGALLEYDRASHTLTVSGVQKVVMQASADILLQAGSKVTVDAPDAEFSGNVLVKGKLVGQGGMAVSGGAGSAAVISGDVRVDGDVSASGSIMDAGGNSNHHTH; this is encoded by the coding sequence ATGAATGAAACCCTGGACGAATTCGGCGCCACCATCAAGTACGGCACCGTCAGCGCCAGCAAGCCGGGCTTCGCCCGCGTGCGCCTGCCGGACATGGACAATATGCGCACCATGTGGCTGCCCATCGCCTACCCAAAAAGCCAGAACGACCAAGCCTGCTGGACTTACGACGACGGCGAACAAGTGGCAGTGCTGCTGGACGCGCGCGGCGAGGACGGCGTGATTCTGGGCGCGATCTACTCCGAAGCCGACCCGCCGCCCACCACCAGCCGCGACACCTTCCTGGTGCGGTTCAAGGACGGCGCGCTGCTGGAGTACGACCGCGCCAGCCACACGCTGACCGTGTCCGGCGTGCAGAAGGTGGTGATGCAGGCCAGCGCCGACATACTGCTGCAGGCCGGCAGCAAGGTGACGGTGGACGCGCCGGATGCCGAGTTCTCCGGCAACGTCCTGGTGAAGGGCAAGCTGGTGGGGCAAGGCGGGATGGCGGTGTCTGGCGGGGCCGGTTCGGCGGCGGTGATCAGCGGGGATGTGCGGGTGGATGGCGATGTGAGCGCCAGCGGGTCTATCATGGATGCGGGAGGGAATTCCAATCATCACACCCACTGA
- a CDS encoding IS256 family transposase, producing the protein MSSKKHDVPDTLLDSLLADYQKPEDLIGENGLLKQLTKLLVEKALDAEMAAHLGHSKHEPVLNPAGNTRNGKSRKTLKGEFGELPIEVPRDRQGTFEPQLIPKHQTRWTGFDDKVISLYARGMTVREIQAHLEEMYGTEVSPSLISSITDSVTEEVKAWQARPLDSLYPIIYLDCIHVKVREGAVRVKAVYLAIGITLAGEKEVLGMWLAQTEGAKFWLQVVTELRNRGVQDIFIACVDGLKGFPEAIEAVFPKAAVQLCIVHMVRHSLNYVSWKRRAEVAADLKRIYQSATLDEAEQRLGEFEAKWDDEYLPIGQSWRRNWARLTPFFDYPPEIRKVIYTTNAIESVNMSLRKLTKNRGSFPSDEALLKLFYLALRNISQKWTMPIRDWKAALTRFTIQFEERIPQA; encoded by the coding sequence ATGAGCTCAAAGAAACACGACGTACCTGACACACTACTGGACAGCTTGCTGGCCGACTATCAGAAGCCCGAAGACCTCATCGGTGAGAACGGCCTACTCAAGCAACTGACCAAGCTGCTGGTCGAGAAAGCACTGGATGCTGAGATGGCCGCACACCTCGGCCATAGCAAACACGAGCCGGTGCTCAATCCAGCCGGCAACACCCGGAACGGCAAGAGCCGCAAGACCCTCAAGGGCGAGTTCGGCGAATTGCCTATCGAAGTGCCACGAGACCGCCAGGGTACCTTCGAGCCGCAACTCATTCCCAAGCACCAGACCCGCTGGACCGGCTTCGACGACAAAGTCATCTCGCTTTACGCCCGTGGTATGACTGTTCGGGAAATCCAGGCCCATCTGGAAGAGATGTACGGCACCGAGGTCTCGCCCAGCCTGATCTCCTCCATCACCGATTCCGTCACAGAAGAGGTCAAGGCGTGGCAGGCTCGCCCCCTGGACTCGCTCTATCCGATCATCTACCTCGACTGCATCCACGTGAAAGTACGTGAGGGAGCTGTACGTGTGAAAGCCGTCTATCTCGCCATCGGTATTACCCTGGCTGGAGAGAAGGAGGTTCTGGGGATGTGGCTGGCTCAGACGGAAGGAGCCAAGTTTTGGCTTCAGGTCGTGACCGAGCTGCGTAACCGGGGCGTACAGGACATCTTTATCGCCTGCGTCGATGGTCTGAAGGGTTTCCCGGAAGCGATCGAGGCGGTCTTCCCGAAAGCAGCGGTGCAGTTGTGCATCGTGCACATGGTGCGACACAGCCTGAACTACGTGTCGTGGAAGCGGCGTGCTGAAGTAGCCGCCGACCTGAAGCGAATCTACCAATCGGCCACCCTCGACGAAGCTGAGCAGCGGCTAGGTGAGTTTGAGGCCAAGTGGGATGACGAGTATTTGCCAATTGGTCAGTCCTGGCGGCGCAACTGGGCTCGGTTGACGCCATTCTTCGACTACCCGCCGGAGATCAGGAAAGTGATCTACACCACTAATGCCATCGAGTCGGTGAATATGAGTCTGCGAAAGCTGACCAAGAATCGGGGCTCGTTCCCGAGTGATGAGGCATTGCTGAAACTGTTCTATCTGGCGCTAAGGAACATCAGTCAGAAGTGGACCATGCCGATTCGGGATTGGAAGGCAGCGCTGACTCGCTTTACCATTCAGTTCGAGGAACGCATTCCACAGGCGTAA
- a CDS encoding GPW/gp25 family protein, translating into MNRLSDSLHWQPALNCPDLVEAEADIDQCIRIILSTPKGSDPHRPDFGSDIHLYIDYPVTQAVPHVVREAVEAIRQWEPRCQLVKVTPLIDGARIVLRVIWRIAAGVRETEVRL; encoded by the coding sequence ATGAACCGCCTATCTGATTCCCTTCACTGGCAACCCGCGCTGAACTGCCCCGACCTGGTCGAGGCCGAGGCGGACATCGACCAGTGCATCCGCATCATACTGAGCACCCCCAAGGGCAGCGATCCGCACCGCCCGGACTTCGGTTCCGACATCCATCTGTATATCGATTACCCGGTCACCCAGGCCGTGCCGCATGTGGTGCGCGAAGCCGTGGAAGCGATTCGGCAATGGGAGCCGCGCTGCCAGCTGGTGAAGGTGACGCCGTTGATCGACGGCGCCCGCATCGTCTTGCGCGTGATTTGGCGCATCGCCGCTGGCGTGAGGGAAACGGAGGTCAGGCTGTGA
- a CDS encoding baseplate J/gp47 family protein, whose product MTLPEPDFIARDPAVITAELIAQYEQESGKTLYPAQVERLLIDLIAYRQTLVRIGIQEAAKQNLVAYARAPMLDYLGQLVGVTRLPAQPARATLRFSLDAPLASPLPIPVGTRAESGDGVVAFATDEAATLPAGRTSLEIAATCQDAGSAGNGWQPGQIVNLMDDLGDMDVVVTNTAVTAGGVDEEDDERLRERIMLAPESFSNAGSRQAYRFHALRAHQSIVDVAVLSPTPGVVQLYPLLKTGLPDANMLALVQATCSAEKVRPLTDQVQTLAPAAVDYVIEAQLKLFSSADATFVRKAANERASSYAAYHSAALGRDIVPSQVIAALQVDGVYEVTLISPQRLELAENEWARCSAIKLMPTEATNG is encoded by the coding sequence GTGACGCTGCCCGAACCCGACTTCATTGCGCGAGACCCTGCAGTCATCACGGCCGAGCTTATCGCCCAGTACGAGCAGGAGAGCGGCAAGACCCTGTATCCGGCCCAGGTGGAGCGGCTGTTGATCGACTTGATCGCCTACCGCCAAACCCTGGTTCGCATCGGCATCCAGGAGGCGGCCAAGCAGAACTTGGTGGCCTACGCCCGCGCGCCGATGCTGGATTACCTGGGCCAGCTAGTCGGCGTCACTCGTCTCCCAGCCCAGCCCGCGCGCGCCACGCTGCGGTTCAGCCTGGATGCGCCCTTAGCCAGCCCGCTTCCAATTCCGGTCGGCACCCGCGCCGAGAGCGGCGACGGCGTGGTGGCCTTCGCCACCGACGAGGCCGCCACGCTACCGGCCGGCCGCACATCGCTGGAGATCGCAGCCACCTGCCAGGACGCCGGCAGCGCCGGCAACGGCTGGCAGCCTGGCCAGATCGTCAACCTGATGGACGACCTGGGCGACATGGACGTGGTGGTAACCAACACGGCGGTGACGGCCGGCGGCGTGGACGAAGAGGACGACGAACGGTTGCGTGAGCGAATCATGCTGGCGCCTGAGTCATTCTCCAATGCCGGCAGCCGCCAGGCCTACCGTTTCCACGCGCTACGCGCGCACCAGAGCATTGTTGACGTAGCCGTGCTATCGCCCACGCCTGGCGTGGTCCAGCTCTACCCCTTGCTGAAAACCGGCTTGCCGGACGCCAATATGCTCGCCCTGGTGCAGGCGACCTGCTCGGCTGAGAAGGTGCGGCCGCTGACCGACCAAGTGCAGACACTGGCACCCGCCGCCGTGGACTATGTCATTGAAGCCCAGCTCAAGTTGTTCTCCTCGGCTGATGCGACGTTTGTGCGTAAAGCAGCAAATGAGCGTGCCTCAAGCTATGCCGCCTACCACTCTGCCGCGCTTGGCCGAGACATTGTTCCCAGCCAGGTGATCGCCGCGCTGCAGGTCGACGGCGTCTATGAAGTGACATTGATCAGCCCGCAGCGGCTGGAGCTCGCTGAGAACGAATGGGCGCGCTGCAGCGCCATCAAGCTGATGCCTACGGAGGCAACCAATGGCTGA
- a CDS encoding phage tail protein I: protein MADLPLPPALAGDTRSRILAALSARISEADLSTLLVYLVDNVTRSALPHLAEQLSLTGADGWALAESDDAQRSLIKSAIELHRYKGTPWAIREVIRRLGLGEVTLVEGLANKQHDGTTRRDGIYFHGEPTAWARYRVLLQQPITNDQANQVRSMLAMYAPARCHLTSLDFQGVANSHNGAIATRNKQFNRGSA, encoded by the coding sequence ATGGCTGACCTGCCGCTGCCGCCAGCCCTGGCTGGCGACACCCGCAGCCGCATCCTGGCCGCGCTGTCGGCCAGGATCAGCGAAGCGGATTTGTCCACGCTCTTGGTCTACCTGGTGGACAACGTGACCCGCTCGGCGCTGCCACACTTGGCCGAACAGCTCAGTCTGACCGGCGCTGATGGCTGGGCGCTGGCCGAGTCCGATGATGCGCAACGCAGCCTGATCAAGAGCGCCATTGAACTGCACCGCTACAAGGGTACGCCCTGGGCGATCCGCGAAGTGATCCGTCGCCTGGGACTGGGCGAGGTGACGCTGGTTGAGGGGCTGGCTAACAAACAACATGACGGCACCACTCGCCGCGACGGGATTTACTTCCATGGGGAGCCCACCGCATGGGCGCGCTACCGCGTACTGCTGCAGCAGCCGATCACCAACGACCAGGCCAACCAGGTGCGCAGTATGTTGGCCATGTATGCGCCTGCTCGATGCCACTTGACCAGCCTCGACTTCCAGGGCGTGGCCAACAGTCATAACGGCGCGATTGCCACCCGAAATAAACAATTCAACCGAGGGAGTGCCTGA